The Desulfocurvus vexinensis DSM 17965 genome contains the following window.
ATGTACTGTCCCCTTGCCTTGCCCAGCTCCGCCAGAATGGCCTCTATGCGTTCCAGCGTGGGCCGTGCGGGGTGTTTCTGGTCTTTCATGGTCAAGGGCTTGCCGTGCTTGTCTTCTTTCGTCTTGCGGGCAGGACGCTCATTCCAGCCCTTGGTGCGGAAATAACTGACAAGCCGTACAAGCTCGCGCTCTTCCAGCTTGGTGCAGGAGTCCACACCAAAATTCATATGCAGAATCTCCCGGTAGACATCATCGCTGAGGCCAAGCTGCTTCTGGGCAATCTTGACCTTGGCAATGAGGCTTGTACGCTTGGTCTTGGACTTCCCGCCCACAAAGGCCTTCTTGGCTCTGGAAGCCGCTTGTTTCCGGGGCGCGGCGGGTTCTTGATTCTGCTTGGGAAAGGGGATGAACAGGCAGTTGTGGCCGTGTGCAACTTCTTGTGTGGGGCGGCACCGCTCTGCCGGAAAGGATATGATGGTTCCCATTTCTCACCTTCCCTGGCGGCCCTTGCGGACCTCTTCACGAATTTTCAGAAGCTCCTCTTCAGGCAGCAGGAGAAAATCCACCATCCGCTCCACGAGATCCACTGCCTTCATGAGTTTATCCAGGGTTACGTTTGCCTTGGCGGCACCATCAGGGCCGATCTCGCGAAACTCTTCACGCAGGATTGTCGCATGGCGTCTGATTTGATCGAAAACGCCTTCCTCCGAGGAATTGCTGGCCCTGTGGTCCGCGTGCGCCGAGGAGGCGAGGCTGCTGTTTTCGTGGTAGATTGCGAGCTTCATATCCATCCCCTTGTGTGCTTGTTGGCTGCTCATCAGTGCCGGGCCGCCACGCCCGACAGACGGCCCATGCGGGCCGTTTCGCTTATCTTGCGTCCATGTAGGCCAGCTCGTAGGCGGCG
Protein-coding sequences here:
- a CDS encoding regulatory protein GemA → MGTIISFPAERCRPTQEVAHGHNCLFIPFPKQNQEPAAPRKQAASRAKKAFVGGKSKTKRTSLIAKVKIAQKQLGLSDDVYREILHMNFGVDSCTKLEERELVRLVSYFRTKGWNERPARKTKEDKHGKPLTMKDQKHPARPTLERIEAILAELGKARGQYMPWSYAAAILEKQTGLPRLEQATVRELQNVMVALENTLAVSRAKKNKA